From a region of the Oncorhynchus keta strain PuntledgeMale-10-30-2019 chromosome 13, Oket_V2, whole genome shotgun sequence genome:
- the vgf gene encoding neurosecretory protein VGF, producing MMWSHFATSALILLVVLLRLTLTLPLTASVATETHSPGDSHAASPLGLRPTEGENEGRKGGLPQRERAEEEDELFGGMDPKTLAAVLLEAMNKPHGERRNGVEDGRKEKERGKEENERERQEEEKGEEVRAASDEEGADRDRDGREELELVMAAAAAQGKEERERNEEEEEEEERKRAQEEEERLTEKVTSHTTSQTIPGKEKQPPAEGERGEEVGVKEVGAREDVQQGPPTSQETQQEEEEEQLSPDEVQNLQSMLEELQNYNTANKREREAQEQRGRESRAYSQDDTDQALIHNQIKLKAKGYPRAMSKKLKWQEEMQKALNMPTYRGGNFMDDFDNLARPGAEEDDEEMLSPEEEERRAKEEQEEVRRQAMEAQRAKAEEEKLADIASDMLLQYMVKQDKGKYQNKKTLLSNAAEDKRSDEEVVSEDDDIDPQTIDKLIEISSKLHLPADDVVDIISDVEKKKKKDAPETFPWQRTQQRPLVYPAAKAIDAQPSHPRYPTLKQPLPAINPLKAWFKDKSSIKPSKQDLWIKPQQSFRTSSNYPTYPFYQQKPYRGYYPIYFPPPKPKPLFYAKPSYMLNDLLSNSLDYDFDFPPKRRYRPWVQPRPRKPLAALRRNLYYPNYSNYPNYLLPPHPRTYNPLPVPVPMPKPRSSPPRGQVQPRHRHGYYYQAPSAPLVTRDQDYYGMQGIGMGPQQQDSNEDLENYIQQVFMKPRPRMFQ from the coding sequence ATGATGTGGTCCCACTTCGCCACAAGTGCCCTTATCCTACTGGTTGTCCTGTTGAGACTCACCCTAACCCTCCCGCTCACCGCCTCCGTGGCGACCGAGACACACAGCCCCGGCGACAGCCATGCTGCTTCCCCTCTTGGACTTAGGCCAACCGAGGGAGAGAATGAAGGGAGGAAGGGCGGActtccacagagagagagagcagaagaggaggatgagcttTTTGGAGGCATGGACCCCAAAACATTAGCAGCCGTTCTGCTGGAGGCGATGAATAAGCCACACGGGGAAAGGAGGAACGGTGTGGAGGATGGGCGcaaggaaaaggagagaggaaaagaggagaatgagagagagaggcaggaggaggagaagggagaagaggtgAGAGCCGCATCGGATGAGGAGGGAGCAGACCGAGACAGGGACGGTCGCGAGGAGCTTGAGCTGGTGATGGCGGCCGCTGCGGCGCAGGGCaaggaggagcgagagaggaatgaggaggaggaggaggaggaggagaggaaaagagcacaggaggaggaggaaagactAACAGAGAAAGTGACTAGCCACACCACCAGCCAGACAATTCCTGGAAAGGAGAAACAACCTCCggcagaaggagaaagaggggaggaggtgggagtgAAGGAAGTGGGGGCCAGAGAAGATGTGCAGCAGGGACCACCCACCTCACAGGAGACCCagcaagaggaggaagaggagcaacTAAGTCCAGATGAAGTGCAGAACCTCCAGAGCATGTTGGAGGAACTGCAGAACTACAACACAGctaacaagagagagagggaggcccaggagcagagagggagagagagcagggcctACAGCCAAGACGACACAGACCAAGCCCTGATCCACAACCAGATAAAACTCAAAGCTAAAGGATACCCCCGAGCCATGTCGAAGAAGCTCAAATGGCAAGAGGAGATGCAGAAAGCCCTGAACATGCCCACTTATAGAGGAGGCAACTTCATGGACGACTTTGACAATCTGGCTCGACCGGGGGctgaggaggatgatgaggaaATGCTGAGCcccgaggaggaagagaggagggcaaaggaggagcaggaggaggtcaGGAGGCAGGCGATGGAAGCTCAGAGGGCCAAAGCCGAGGAGGAGAAGTTGGCGGACATAGCCTCGGACATGCTCCTGCAGTACATGGTCAAACAGGACAAAGGAAAGTACCAGAACAAGAAGACCCTGCTGTCCAACGCAGCGGAGGACAAGCGCTCTGACGAGGAGGTCGTCAGCGAGGACGATGATATTGATCCTCAGACCATTGATAAGCTCATCGAGATCTCCAGTAAGCTCCACCTCCCCGCGGACGACGTCGTTGACATCATCAGCGACgttgagaagaagaagaagaaagacgCTCCTGAGACATTTCCCTGGCAACGAACCCAGCAAAGACCCCTGGTTTACCCAGCAGCCAAAGCCATCGATGCCCAGCCTTCACACCCCCGATACCCCACCCTGAAGCAGCCTCTCCCGGCCATCAATCCCCTCAAGGCCTGGTTCAAGGACAAATCTTCCATCAAACCCTCAAAACAAGACCTCTGGATCAAACCTCAACAGTCCTTTCGGACTTCCTCCAACTATCCTACGTATCCCTTCTACCAACAGAAGCCCTATCGAGGCTACTACCCAATTTACTTCCCCCCTCCTAAGCCCAAGCCCCTGTTCTATGCCAAGCCTTCCTACATGCTCAACGACCTCCTGTCGAATTCTCTGGACTACGACTTTGATTTCCCCCCCAAGAGGAGGTACCGTCCCTGGGTACAGCCCCGCCCGAGGAAGCCCCTCGCTGCACTTCGGCGGAACCTCTACTACCCAAATTACTCCAACTATCCCAACTACCTCCTCCCCCCACACCCCAGGACATACAACCCCCTACCCGTCCCCGTCCCCATGCCTAAACCTCGCTCGTCCCCACCCAGGGGTCAGGTTCAGCCTCGCCATCGGCATGGTTACTATTACCAAGCGCCCTCAGCACCTTTGGTGACCCGGGACCAAGATTACTATGGGATGCAGGGGATAGGGATGGGGCCGCAGCAGCAAGATAGCAATGAAGACCTGGAGAACTACATTCAACAGGTCTTTATGAAACCCAGGCCTAGGATGTTTCAGtga